The following is a genomic window from Salinibacterium sp. UTAS2018.
AAGGAACGCTATCGACGCCGAGACGTTCCAAGCTCTCCTCCGCCGAACGCAACACTTGGTCACCGCCGAAGTAACCGGTGGTCATGTCACGATCGACTTTGGTGGCGATCACCAACCCCGCCGGTGAGACCCGAGCTATCGAGGCGGCAAGGCGTTGCTCACTCCGACCAGCGCCGTAATTAGCGCCAGTGTCGACAAAGTTGAAGGAACCAGACAGGGCGTCGTCGAGCGCTGCCGCGGCGCGTTCCTCGTCAACGGAGTAGCCGTGTGCACCGGGCATATCGCCGATAGCCGAGGTGCCAATGCCGACTGCGGTCACCATTATTCCTGTGGCGCCCAGTTCGCGCCCGCGCCAGGGAGTTACAGCGGCCATTAGCCCTTCACCCCTCCGGCCGAGAGACCACTTTGCCAGAAGCGCTGCAAGTACAGGAACGCAATCACCAACGGGATAATTGAGACGAACGAGCCGGTGATAACGATGGAGAAGAGCGCTAGAGCGCCACCGCCCGAAGCGCCCGCCTCTTGCCACTGTGCCAGCCCTACTGTGAGCGGGTAGAGCTTTGCGTCAGTAAGCATGATGAGCGGAAGGAAGTAGTTATTCCATGTCGCCACCAGTGCAAAAAGAAAGACGGTCACGATTCCCGGTGCCATTAGCTTCAACGAGACCTGCCAGAAAATTCGAAATTCGCTTGCTCCATCAATTCTGGCCGCCTCAATCAGACTGTCAGGAATCGCATCAGCCGCATAAACGCGCATCAGAAAAACACCGAACGGACTCACGATAGAGGGCAAGATCACCGCGAGCGGAGTATTAGTTAAGCCAACCGAAGCAAAGAGCAGATAGCTGGGGATTGCCAGTGCAGTAGCAGGAATCATGACTGCCCCGAGAACACTGCTGAAGATGACCTTCTGCCCCGGGAACCGGTACTTAGCAAAACCATAGCCAGCGGCGGTCGCGAGCAACGCTGCGCCGACGGCGCTCACTCCCGCATAGAGAGCTGTGTTGTATCCCCAGAGCAGGAATATCCCACCGTCGTAGGTAAAGACGTTTCCTATGTTCTTGAACAGCTCAATTGAGTTTCCAAACCACAGCCCGAAAGTGGAGAACAAGTCGCCGTTGCTCTTTGTGGAAGCAATAACCAACCAGAACAGCGGGAAGAGAAAGTAAGCCACACACGCCCACATGGCAACGGTAAGGATCGTGCTCCGACGCTGAGACGGGTCGAGAGATTTCTTCTTAGTTTTAGTGCTCACGATGATGCCCCTTCACGGCGCTGGGCCGACAACTGAACGACGTACGACACGATCATGATCACGATTCCTAAGAGGAATGCGAGCGCCGCCGCGTAGTTCACGTTCTGGTTGATGAATGCGACGTTGTACGCGTACAAGTTCGGAGAGAAGGCCGTACCGATAGCGTTGGGAGCGATCTTGTACAGCAGGTTGGGCTCATTAAAGAGTTGGAAGCTGCCGATTACCGAGAAGATCACCGTGAGCATGATTGCGGGCCGGATAGCAGGAATCTTGATACTCCAGGCGATGCGCAGCTGTCCGGCTCCGTCCACCTGGGCGGCTTCGTAGAGCTCTGCCGGCACGCTGCGCAGCGCAGCGAACATAATGATCATGTTGTACCCGACAAACTGCCAAATCACGATGTTCATTATCGAAGGGATTACGGTCTCCGAGGAGAGAAAGTCAAGAGTTCCGAGGCCCAAGCCACGAGAAACCTGGCTGATCGGCCCGAAGTCTTTACCGTACAAATAACCCCACATGAGCGCGGCCACTACGCCGGGCACTGCGTACGGCACGAACACGGCGAGACGTACGAAACGACTTCCGCGCACGCGTCCGCTGTCGAGAGCAAGCGCAATAATGAGCGAGAGCAACAGCATGATCGGCACTTGGATGAGCAGGAAAAGCCCCATACGTCCGATGCTTGCGAGGAAAGCGGGGTCCGCGACTGCCTGCACGTAGTTGTCGAACGCGACGAAGACCGTGCCGCCGATGAGTTGGGTCTTGAAGAGGCTCAAGTAGCCGGAATAGACAAGAGGGACAACAAACAAGCTGAGGAATGCCAGAACAAAAGGTCCGACAAAGAAGTACGCTGCAATATTTTTGGAGCGCTGGCTGGGACTGACCCGTTTACGGGATGTCGATTTCTGCCCCGTAGCGCTGGTGCGCCGGGTGGTGGTCATGCTCACGGCTTCTCCTTTGGATCCAGTGAGGTGCCGTGGCGGCCCGGCCTGAACCGAGCCGCCACAGCAATGGGGCGTTACTTAACAGTGAAGCCCTGATCGGTGCCGAACGTGACGACCGCGTCCTGCCAGGCGTCGAGTCCTGCAGTGAGGTCTCCGCGATCGGCGATGGCCGATCCCAGCGTCTCGTTAAAGCTGGAGTACACGAAGTCCATATACGGCAGCCACTGGAAGTCCGGGTCAACGGTCGGTGCGATTTCCGCAAAGAGCTTATTGACCTGCTGGCCGCTATAGAATTCAGGCGCCTGGTCGGAGAAATCAGCCGACTCGAGAGTTGAAATCAACGGCGGGAACAATGACTGCTCTAACGCGAGCAGGCGTGACGATTCCTCGTCGTGGTTGATGAACTCAGCCAGCTTGTACGCTGCAATCGGGTTCTTGCTCTCGGCCATGACAGCGTCAGATGCTCCACCCCAGAATCCAGATGCGGGATTCTCTGTGTCGTACTGCGGCAGCTCGGATACGCCCCAGTTACCTGAGGTATTGGCGATTGCGCCCTCGAGGAACGTCGGACCCCATGCTGCACCCAGCCAGCTCGCGTACTTGCCCTTGGCGAGACTCTGGAACCAGTTGTCGGTGAAGTCGGGCTCGACGGAGACTAGGTCCTCGTCGATGAGCTCCTGCCAGTAGGCCATGACCTCTTTCGCTTCAGCACTGTTCAAGTCGACGCCGACTGTCTCGTCGCCGTCATAGCTAAACGGCTTAGCGCCTGCCTGCCACAAAAGCCCTACCAATTGACCCGGGTTGTTACCGGGGAAGTTGGTGATGTAGGAGCCCGTCTTGTCCTTGATAGTGCGCGCAGCGACCGCATACTCATCCCACGTCGCGGGTGGTGTTACGCCTGCCTCGGCATAGATGTCCGTGCGATAGAGGTTTCCCATGGGACCGAAATCCTGTGGGATGCCGTAGACCGCGCCCTCGGAGGAAACTTGGCCCCACACTGACGAAACATAGTCGTCTGCGATGGCATCTGCTCCATAGGGTGCCAGATCCAGCAAGTCATTCTGGAACGAAGAAATGTACTGATATTCCATCTGTACGACGTCGGGTACCTCACCGGACTTTACGGCGGTACGGAGCTTTGTGTAATGGGAGAGACCCTGGCCGACGTTCGAAAGCTCCACCTTGATGTTGGGGTATGCCTCTTCAAACAAGTCGATCTCGGCCTGAATTTCGGGAACCCAAGACCACATAGTGAGTGTGGTCGGTGTGTTCATCGCTTCGTCAATTTGAGCCTGCGTGATCGGCTCGGTCAGGGCATCAGGTGCTGACCCCTCGGCCGAGCAGCCAGTGAGCAGCAGAGCTGCTGCCGCGGCACCCGCCACCAGTTTCGTCGCTGCGTTGAGACGGAACATTCTCATTTTTTCCTTTCCTTGGGCAACCGGGATCGGTTGCGCTAAGCTCCCGCATTCCCGACCAGTATCCGTACGGACCATGGCTCGAGAATGAGGACAGATGATTCGGCGATCGAGTCTCCACCGATAAGGTCGCGCAGAGGCCCGTCAGCCGGTGTGGTGGCATTCGCGACCTCCGGCGTCCAGTTGTGCACGAACCACACTCGCTCCCCGGCGTCATTGATACCCGAGGAGACATTCACGCCAACACCTAAGTCACTCCAGACTGAGGAAATCGGCGTTGGTGAAAACCAACGGCCGAGGTCTTTGCCGAGAACCGCGTTGGGCACCGTGCCTACGACGGTTACACGACCGGCACCGCTTTGTGCGCTCGTCATCGCGGCGAAACGGCCGAAACTGTGGTGCACATAGCCGAGCATTACGTCTGCTCCGTTCGGAGTGAGACCTTCGATCCATCGAGTGGCTTCGGCGCCCGGCGACAGCAAAAAACTAGGCGCGGTGACGTCGACAGTTTTTACTGCGATACTCGCATCGATATTGGAGAATTCATCGTAGGACGCGCCCGCTACGTCAGCGAGCATCGGCGGGGCTACGGCCATTCGTGCACGTGCCTCTTCATCGCCGTACGCCGTTCGAGGCCCAATGACAAGGTGCCCTCCACTCTCGGTGTAAGCGAGCAGTCGCTCGAGAGCATCGTCGCTGGCAGCGTACAAACCAGGAACAACGAGCACCGGGAAACGCTTGACGAACGTGTCGATGTCGCAGTCTAAGAATTGCGACACATTGACAATTCGTGCTTGCGCACCCGATTCGATAACGCCGCGATAGAACGCATTAAAGATTGTTGGGTACGATCCGCGATCGGGCTTATGATCTTCCGTCGCTAGCGGCGGGAAGAATTCGAGGGCCCACTTACTCTCAGTCGAGTACAGAAAAGCGACATCCGCGTCAGGCGTGTAACCGCTCATCGCCGGCCCGATCGCACGGAGTTTAGCGCCAAGCTCGGCGATCTCGTTGTACACGCGACCTGGCTTTTGGCTGTGAGGCAAAATGCCAACCCAGTAAGTTTCGGTCCCAAAGTGCAAAGTGTGCCAGTGCCAGTATTCGATCATGCTGGCCCCACGCGCAACTAGAGCGAGAGCGGCCTGGGCGAGCTGACCCGGGTAGGGTGGATAATTTTGTTCGGATCCGCCGATGGCACCTGCGTTAGTCTCGGTGACGAGAAAGCGCTCTTGGCGCGATGCGAACATACGGTCGGCTTGATTAGTAAGACCCCATACGCTGTTGCTCGCCCACGATTGGCGCGGTTCAATGATGCTCGTGGCATCAAGGCCATCCTGCATTTCGTAATAAGGGTTGCCCGCCGTAATGTCGAGCACCTTGGTGAGCTCTTCATCGTTCACCGCGGGGCGAGGGTACGCGATGCAGGTGGTGACGAACTGAGCGTCGTCGGCATACTCGCGCACAATGTCAGCTTGCCAACCGATGAAGTTTGTCGTGAGCTCCGCTTGGTAGGTTCGCCATGCAAGATCGTATTGCGGCAACGTATTACCGTCGGGAACCCAGAGCTGATTCCACTCGCTGATGCGGTGTGACCAGTAGACGAGGCCCCACTCGTGGTTGAGGGTGTCGGTGTCGCCGTAGCGTGCTTTTAGCCACTGCACGAAGCCCGCGAAGGTACCGGGGTTGTGAAAGAGCTCGAGGCCGGGCTCGTTGTCGACCTGATAGCCGATCACGGCAGGGTGGCTCGAGTAACGACCAACAACCGCACGAATGATGCGTTCTGCGTATGTTCGGAACAGCGGGCTCGAGTAGTCAACTTCCTGACGACCGCCCCAGCTCAGAGGGGTTCCCGTTGCGGAATGAGCCAGGAGCTCTGGATGCTTCGTCTGAAGCCACGGAGGCAGCGCGTAAGTCGGGGTGCCGAGGATGACGTGAATTCCACGCGCGTGCGCACCGTCAAGAATTGGCTCAAGCCACTCAAGGTTGAAGGTGTTGTCTTCGGGTTCCCACGTGGACCACACTGACTCTCCAACACGGATGACGCTGAAGTTCGCCTGCTGCATGAGATCAAGATCGAGGTCAAGCCGCTCGATCGTTTGGTACTCGTTGTAGTACGCAGCGCCGAAAAGAATGAGGTCTTTGTCGACATTGCGGGCGTCATTGCGTGTCACTGAGAATACTCCATTGTTGTTCGCGATCCCCGGTTTGTTACCGGAAACATTGGCACAACGACGAAGCTACAGCAAAATGTTACCGGAAACAAGCATGGTTTCAGAGTCGGGAAAAAGTCACGCCTAAACACATGCCGCGACGCCCCTCTGACACCGGAACCGGGCGCGTCGTTAGCTGTAAAGCGAAGCTAGGCGACGGGGGCGCGAGCTGTTGACGAGCGCAGAACAAGGTCGGCCGACACGTAATCTTCGCGAACGGGCGCCTCAGAATTATGAATCATCGAGAGCAGCATGTCGATGCTGTACTTGCCTTGCATATCGAAATGCGTCTGAACCGTCGTGAGGGGGGGTAGAAAAAATTCTGACTCCGGAATGTCGTCAAAACCGACGACGCTCATGTCATCCGGCACCGCGACACCTCGCTCAATGAGCGCACGCACAACCCCAAGGGCGACCTGATCATTGGTCGCTACAATCGCGGTGACCCCTCGGTCAAGAGGCATCTGTCGCGCAAGCTTGTAGCCAGAGGCGGCCGACCAATCCGTGTGAAGTGAGTCGAGCGGTTCGAGACCTCGGTGCAGCATCGCTCGGCGATAAGCATTCACACGATTAAGCGACGCGATCCAACTTGGCGGCCCGGCAATATTCAGGATCGTCGTGTGGCCCTGATCCACAAGATGGTCTACTAACTTTCGCGTGCCAACCGCGTTCAAACTCTCGTGCTCGGCACCAAGTTCATCTTCACGCTCAGTCTCAATGTAGAGAGGCACACCGAAATCCGCAGCTTCCAGCGCCTCACGCACGCGGTCGGTCGGAGCGCTTGCGATCACCCCCGCCAAGTTCTGTTGATACATCTCGTTGATTGCGTTCTGGGTCGCCTCGTCATCAGAGGGGAAAAGCGTGACAAGATCCAGCATGTAGCCGGCGTCACGTGCACGGCGGCTCGCTCCCTGCATGATCTGGCTTGGCCCGACCTCTAGCATTTCGTAAGCGAAAGCGCCGATACGGAGGGAGCGGTTGGTCGCAAGAGTTCGCGCAGCTTGGTTGGGGCGGTAGTTCAGCTCCGCGAGAGCCAGTTCAACGCGCTCGCGAGTTTCGGGTCGAATTCCCGGATACTTGCGAAGGTACCGCGACACCGTCTGGTGGGAGACCTTTGCTCGCGCAGCGACGTCATAAATAGTGGCTGCGCGCGACAGCTTTGAGGTACCGTCCTCGTCCGTTGCAACTCGCGTAGACATACTGCTCCTCACTTCGGGATCTGCAGAACCCGCTAGGGGCGCAGTTACACCAACCATAGAACTTTCCGGGGAAATATTTGCCGTAACTGCTCAAATCCTCGTGCCACCGCCGTCTCCGACACAGCGCCCAGCGCATCACATAAGCGCATTTCACAGTAGGACTCGCCACGAAACGCGTGCACCTCATCGGCATCGCGTGGTGGTGCCCTCTCGCCACAGCAGAACTATCGCTTGCCTATCCACCACATTTTTCGGAGTCGAACACCGACGCCGTTCCTCAGATCGAGAGATCGCCGGACAGCCGCGACACGCTCGGGCATGATGAAGTTAAGAGCCTACGATCTCTCTGGATCCTTCGTCGCCGTGCGTTGTATGCACCCCGACGAACGGCACTCTAGAAAGCACGTAGACACAACGAAAAAGCCCCGCAATCTTTACGATTGCGGGGCTAAATGGTGGATCCAAGGGGATTCGAACCCCTGACCCCCTGCATGCCATGCAGGTGCGCTACCGGGCTGCGCCATGGACCCATTGTTTTGTTTCCGTGTAGAAAACGCAACTTGACAAGATTACTACACGCTCGGCGTATCCAAAACCATCTGAGCGAATACCGACCGAAAGTGCGCGAAATATTGGGGAAAAGCCGAAGGGCGGCCAGCATCCGTGAGGATGGTGACCGCCCTTCGTTCGCCTGAGCGAACGGTGGTGTTGCCCGCGTCGCTTAGCCGCGTCGTCGCTTAGGAAACGGGGATGACGAGTCCGTTGTAGAAGTCGTTGATGTACGCCTTCGTCTCGTCAGAGGTCAACAGCTCATAAAGCTCGGTGACGCGCGGGTCGCTCTTGAGCTCGTCGCGCGTGGCGAGGATGTTGTAGTACTCGCTGGAGGTGCCCTCGGTGACCAACTGCAGGTCACCCGAGAGGCCAGCAGCGCCGGCGTAGTTGAAGTTCACGATCGCCGCATCCTGGTCATCAAGAGCGGACGGCAGGCTTGCTGCGTCGATCTCGATGAAGTTGTAATCGTTGGGGTTGGCGGTGATGTCCGACACGGTTGACGGGGCATCCGTGGTTTCGATGAGTCCGGCATCCGCGAGCAGCAGCAGCGCGCGGCCCTCGTTGCTGGCATCGTTCGGCAGAGCGATCTTGGCGCCATCCGGCAGGTCAGCGAGCTCGTCAACGGTCTTCGAGTACAGCGCCAGCGGCGGGAGGTACACCTGACCGACAACGGCGAGAGTGTCACCGGTGTTCTCGTTGTAGAGATCGAGGAACGGCGCGTGCTGGAATAGGTTGACGTCGATGCTGCCCTCGCTCAGCGCGGGGTTCGGCGTCGTGTAGTCGGTGAACTCCACGATGTCGAGTTCGAGGCCTGCAGCCTCAGCCTGGCCACTGTCGACGACGAACTGAACGATCTCGCCGGCGGGCGTTGCCGTAGCGCCGACGGTCAGCGAACCGAGCGTGCCATCAGTCGGTGCAGCTTCCTCAGCGGGAGCCGAGCATCCGGCCAAGGTCAGAGCGAGCACACCAGCGGCGGCAACAGTAGAGAGCGAGAAGAACTTAGAGCGTGACATAACGAATCCTTTGGTGAAGGGTGAAACAACTGAGATGAGTGAGAACTACGTGGGGGTCAGCCGCCGACTGCGTCAGCGGTGAGACATTCGGTTGGCCAGGCGCGCGCCGACCACTTGAACGATCTGCACAATCGCCACCAACACGATGATTACCGCGACAATGTGGATGACGCTGTAGCGCTGGTGCCCGTAGCGAATAGCAACATCGCCCAGACCTCCACCACCAATCGCGCCCACAATGGCGGAGTAGTTCACAATCGACACCACTGTCGTTGTAAAGCCACGGATGAGGCCCGGTACTGCCTCAGGAATAATTACTTTCGACACTAACTGCCACCGCGTCGCGCCGAGCGAGTGACCCGCTTCAACGAGCCCCTCGTTCACTTCGCGCAATGAGATCTCGACGATGCGAGCGTAAAACGGGATGGCCGCAACGGTGAGCGGCACGATGGCGGCGGTGACTCCGAACGCCGAGCCCAGAAGCAGCCGTGTGAACGGGATCAGCGCAATCATCAGGATGATGAACGGGATGGAACGCCCGAGGTTGACGACGGTCTGCGTAACCGCGTTGATGATGCGGCCGGCGACCAGACTGCCGAAGGGTCGTTCCAGGATTCCGCCGCGGTCAGTAACGACCAACAGCGTGCCTAGAGCGAGCCCCAGCACGAGCGTGATGAGCATCGTGACGCCTACTTGGTACAGGGTCTCCCCCGTTGCCTTCAGGAGCGTCTCGAAGAGCTGTGGCCAGAACTCCGGAGCAGTGGAATCAATCATCGTCCGCTCCTTACGATCTCTACGACGAGCCCTTGGGCCCGCAAGTCATTGATCGCTGCCGCGTTGGCGTCAGCGGTCCCCGGCAATTCAAGTCGTGTGCGACCAGATTGGGCGCCGCCAATCGTCTCGATGGCCGCTCCGACGAGTCCGACATCGATCTGGTGAGTACGCGCCAGTTGCGACACCACCGGGCGGCCCGACGACAGCCCAACAAAAGTGACATCGATGACGGTGGAGTTACCCTCGGGCAACTCCCCCAGCGGGAACAACCCACGAGCAAGCTGCGAGCCCGGCTGCGTAAGCAGATCGGTCAGACGCCCCTGCTCGAGAATGCGGCCACCACTCATGAGCGCTGCGGAATCGCAGATGCTCTTCACAACATCCATCTCATGGGTGATCAGCAAGATCGTGAGACCAAGTTCTCTGTTGATGCTGCGGAGCAATTGCAGTATCGAGTCGGTCGTCTCGGGGTCGAGCGCACTGGTCGCTTCATCGCTCAACAGAACACGCGGGCGTGATGCAAGAGCGCGAGCGATGCCCACGCGCTGCTTCTGCCCGCCCGAGAGCTGAGCAGGGTACTGCTGAGCTTTGTGCTCGAGCCCGACCAGTTCGAGAATCTCGTTAGTGCGTGCAGTCCGCTCGCGGCGGGCGACACCGACAACTTCGAGGGCAAGTTCAACGTTTCCGCGAACCGTTCGGCTATCGAGCAGATTGAACTGCTGAAAGACCATGCCGATTTCGCGACGCGCCTGAAGCAGCTCGCGATCATTCAGCGCGGTGAGCTCCCGGTCGCCGACCGTAACCGTGCCGGCATCCGGTCGTTCAAGCAGGTTGACAGTGCGGATGAGCGTGCTCTTGCCCGCTCCGCTCTGGCCGATGACGCCAAAGATCTCTCCGCTGGCGACCGACAGACTCACGTTGTCGAGGGCACGAACCGGGTTCGCGGCATCACCAAACGTCTTGGTGACGGAATTGAGCGTAATCATGAAACCCCAGTGTGAGAAGGTAACTCGATGCGAGTAACCCCGGGGTCTAACTGCCCGGATACCTCAAGCACACCAGTACAACGGCACCCGACAAAATTGAGTTACGTTGTGTGAAGTTTGTTACGAGGCGTCGCTATCGGCGTCGTCGCGTACCGGCTGCTCGATCGTGATCGGGATCACGGGGCAGTCGCTCCACAGGCGCTCAAGCGAGTAGTAGAGACGGTCTTCTTCGTGGAAGATGTGCGCGACAACGTGACCGAAGTCAAGAAGAATCCAGCGACCTTCAGCTCGCCCTTCGCGGCGCAGCGGCTTGGCGCCAGCAGCGATCATCTTTTCTTCGATCTCGGACGCGATCGACTGAACGTTACGTTCGTTGCGACCGGTAGCGAGGAAGAAGATATCGGCGTAAGGCATGGGCCCGGTGACGTCCAGAGCAACCATGTCGGTCGCCTGCTTGGCGTCAGCGGCGTGCGCGACGATGGAAAGTAGCTCGTTGGCACGAGGAGAAGCAGTCACAGGATCCTTAATCGGAAATTAGCTGATGGCAAAGAGTTAAAGCTACAACATGTTGAAGGCAAACGCTGCCACGAGAAGACCCGCGACCACGACCGCCATCGACGCTGCCGAAATAAGCAAGACCGTGAGAGCACGGGTACCCTTCGGCTTTTGCGTCTGCGTAACTGATTGGTTGGAGAAGGTGCTGACCGCTTTGACCGCACGCACGGGTGCAGAATCCGTTGACACCATGTCGCTGTCGTTGAGATCCAGGAGCGAATCGATGTCGCCCTTGTCGAAGCGGTCAGATACACCGCTCACCGAGAGTGTGCTCGGCAAATCGATCGATCCGGTGAGCATTGCCTCACCGCTGGAGGTGAGCGGCCCACGGATGTCTGTTGCGAACGGAATCGCTGGCAACACTAAGGCGTTGGTCGCGCTGCTGCCGCTGCCGATAGTGCGCGCAACGACGGCGTCGCCTGAATCGTCAGTTTCGGTAGCTTGCTTGGACCAGTGCCCCGCCGAGAGTCCCGATGCTGATGTGCCCGCGGGCGATTGCGCCGGGGCTGCTGTGGGAGCAGAAGCCTGAGCAGAAGCCGCCGGGGCGACCTGTGTTGTCGATGCAGCCGGCGAAGAAGCAGTGACATCTCCATCGAGACGCTTGCGAGCGAGTTCATCAAACTCGGCGCGCGCGTTACTCAGCGTTGTTTGGGTGGGACCTGCAGGAGCGGGAGCTGTCGAAGCAACCGATGCCACGGGTGGCTGAGCAGGCGCAGCCGCGGCCTTCGAGACATCGGCCGCCGGTGCGAGGCCCAACAGGCCTTCGATAGCAGGGCGCTCAGAACGAGTAGGGGCCGAGGTCGCCGATGGAGCAGGCAGGTTGGCGGCGTAAGACGGCGCTGTCGAACTCGGCGCTGGCAAATCTGCGAGGGGGGAACGCGGTGTGGACGACGCGGGAGGCGAAGTAGTGGAGCCATCAGGGGTCGCCAGTAGCGATTCAAAGGCGCTCAGCGCATCGCTCGGAGGGGTCGCGGATGCAGCTTCTGGCGCCACCGCGAGCGGGTCGACGAGCGCAGGCGGCTCAACGAAGAGTTGAGCGTCGGGCGCGAACGAGAGTTCGTCAACCGACTTTGCAGGCTTCGAAGGGGCCGTCACTGATGCTGAAGCTGCCGCCGCTAAATCGGCGAGGCTTGGTCGCGCCGCTGGTGCTGGCGACTGTGGGGGAACGATAGGAGCGGATGCTGCTGGCAACCCGGCGGACGACGCAGGACCCGATGCGGACGGAGTCGAGGCCGTGCGCGCCACGGGAACGACCGGAGGAGCGTGGACAGGTGCCGCC
Proteins encoded in this region:
- a CDS encoding beta-galactosidase; the encoded protein is MTRNDARNVDKDLILFGAAYYNEYQTIERLDLDLDLMQQANFSVIRVGESVWSTWEPEDNTFNLEWLEPILDGAHARGIHVILGTPTYALPPWLQTKHPELLAHSATGTPLSWGGRQEVDYSSPLFRTYAERIIRAVVGRYSSHPAVIGYQVDNEPGLELFHNPGTFAGFVQWLKARYGDTDTLNHEWGLVYWSHRISEWNQLWVPDGNTLPQYDLAWRTYQAELTTNFIGWQADIVREYADDAQFVTTCIAYPRPAVNDEELTKVLDITAGNPYYEMQDGLDATSIIEPRQSWASNSVWGLTNQADRMFASRQERFLVTETNAGAIGGSEQNYPPYPGQLAQAALALVARGASMIEYWHWHTLHFGTETYWVGILPHSQKPGRVYNEIAELGAKLRAIGPAMSGYTPDADVAFLYSTESKWALEFFPPLATEDHKPDRGSYPTIFNAFYRGVIESGAQARIVNVSQFLDCDIDTFVKRFPVLVVPGLYAASDDALERLLAYTESGGHLVIGPRTAYGDEEARARMAVAPPMLADVAGASYDEFSNIDASIAVKTVDVTAPSFLLSPGAEATRWIEGLTPNGADVMLGYVHHSFGRFAAMTSAQSGAGRVTVVGTVPNAVLGKDLGRWFSPTPISSVWSDLGVGVNVSSGINDAGERVWFVHNWTPEVANATTPADGPLRDLIGGDSIAESSVLILEPWSVRILVGNAGA
- a CDS encoding methionine ABC transporter ATP-binding protein; protein product: MITLNSVTKTFGDAANPVRALDNVSLSVASGEIFGVIGQSGAGKSTLIRTVNLLERPDAGTVTVGDRELTALNDRELLQARREIGMVFQQFNLLDSRTVRGNVELALEVVGVARRERTARTNEILELVGLEHKAQQYPAQLSGGQKQRVGIARALASRPRVLLSDEATSALDPETTDSILQLLRSINRELGLTILLITHEMDVVKSICDSAALMSGGRILEQGRLTDLLTQPGSQLARGLFPLGELPEGNSTVIDVTFVGLSSGRPVVSQLARTHQIDVGLVGAAIETIGGAQSGRTRLELPGTADANAAAINDLRAQGLVVEIVRSGR
- a CDS encoding ABC transporter substrate-binding protein, with the protein product MFRLNAATKLVAGAAAAALLLTGCSAEGSAPDALTEPITQAQIDEAMNTPTTLTMWSWVPEIQAEIDLFEEAYPNIKVELSNVGQGLSHYTKLRTAVKSGEVPDVVQMEYQYISSFQNDLLDLAPYGADAIADDYVSSVWGQVSSEGAVYGIPQDFGPMGNLYRTDIYAEAGVTPPATWDEYAVAARTIKDKTGSYITNFPGNNPGQLVGLLWQAGAKPFSYDGDETVGVDLNSAEAKEVMAYWQELIDEDLVSVEPDFTDNWFQSLAKGKYASWLGAAWGPTFLEGAIANTSGNWGVSELPQYDTENPASGFWGGASDAVMAESKNPIAAYKLAEFINHDEESSRLLALEQSLFPPLISTLESADFSDQAPEFYSGQQVNKLFAEIAPTVDPDFQWLPYMDFVYSSFNETLGSAIADRGDLTAGLDAWQDAVVTFGTDQGFTVK
- a CDS encoding LacI family DNA-binding transcriptional regulator gives rise to the protein MSTRVATDEDGTSKLSRAATIYDVAARAKVSHQTVSRYLRKYPGIRPETRERVELALAELNYRPNQAARTLATNRSLRIGAFAYEMLEVGPSQIMQGASRRARDAGYMLDLVTLFPSDDEATQNAINEMYQQNLAGVIASAPTDRVREALEAADFGVPLYIETEREDELGAEHESLNAVGTRKLVDHLVDQGHTTILNIAGPPSWIASLNRVNAYRRAMLHRGLEPLDSLHTDWSAASGYKLARQMPLDRGVTAIVATNDQVALGVVRALIERGVAVPDDMSVVGFDDIPESEFFLPPLTTVQTHFDMQGKYSIDMLLSMIHNSEAPVREDYVSADLVLRSSTARAPVA
- the rsfS gene encoding ribosome silencing factor — protein: MTASPRANELLSIVAHAADAKQATDMVALDVTGPMPYADIFFLATGRNERNVQSIASEIEEKMIAAGAKPLRREGRAEGRWILLDFGHVVAHIFHEEDRLYYSLERLWSDCPVIPITIEQPVRDDADSDAS
- a CDS encoding MetQ/NlpA family ABC transporter substrate-binding protein; protein product: MSRSKFFSLSTVAAAGVLALTLAGCSAPAEEAAPTDGTLGSLTVGATATPAGEIVQFVVDSGQAEAAGLELDIVEFTDYTTPNPALSEGSIDVNLFQHAPFLDLYNENTGDTLAVVGQVYLPPLALYSKTVDELADLPDGAKIALPNDASNEGRALLLLADAGLIETTDAPSTVSDITANPNDYNFIEIDAASLPSALDDQDAAIVNFNYAGAAGLSGDLQLVTEGTSSEYYNILATRDELKSDPRVTELYELLTSDETKAYINDFYNGLVIPVS
- a CDS encoding methionine ABC transporter permease; translation: MIDSTAPEFWPQLFETLLKATGETLYQVGVTMLITLVLGLALGTLLVVTDRGGILERPFGSLVAGRIINAVTQTVVNLGRSIPFIILMIALIPFTRLLLGSAFGVTAAIVPLTVAAIPFYARIVEISLREVNEGLVEAGHSLGATRWQLVSKVIIPEAVPGLIRGFTTTVVSIVNYSAIVGAIGGGGLGDVAIRYGHQRYSVIHIVAVIIVLVAIVQIVQVVGARLANRMSHR
- a CDS encoding carbohydrate ABC transporter permease, producing MWACVAYFLFPLFWLVIASTKSNGDLFSTFGLWFGNSIELFKNIGNVFTYDGGIFLLWGYNTALYAGVSAVGAALLATAAGYGFAKYRFPGQKVIFSSVLGAVMIPATALAIPSYLLFASVGLTNTPLAVILPSIVSPFGVFLMRVYAADAIPDSLIEAARIDGASEFRIFWQVSLKLMAPGIVTVFLFALVATWNNYFLPLIMLTDAKLYPLTVGLAQWQEAGASGGGALALFSIVITGSFVSIIPLVIAFLYLQRFWQSGLSAGGVKG
- a CDS encoding carbohydrate ABC transporter permease, with the translated sequence MTTTRRTSATGQKSTSRKRVSPSQRSKNIAAYFFVGPFVLAFLSLFVVPLVYSGYLSLFKTQLIGGTVFVAFDNYVQAVADPAFLASIGRMGLFLLIQVPIMLLLSLIIALALDSGRVRGSRFVRLAVFVPYAVPGVVAALMWGYLYGKDFGPISQVSRGLGLGTLDFLSSETVIPSIMNIVIWQFVGYNMIIMFAALRSVPAELYEAAQVDGAGQLRIAWSIKIPAIRPAIMLTVIFSVIGSFQLFNEPNLLYKIAPNAIGTAFSPNLYAYNVAFINQNVNYAAALAFLLGIVIMIVSYVVQLSAQRREGASS